One segment of Primulina tabacum isolate GXHZ01 chromosome 6, ASM2559414v2, whole genome shotgun sequence DNA contains the following:
- the LOC142549508 gene encoding putative ADP-ribosylation factor GTPase-activating protein AGD14 isoform X6: MKFSRESTWFEFFVLSCGLEVLKMSTKREEEKNEKIIRGLMKLPPNRRCINCNSLGPQYVCTNFWTFVCTTCSGIHREFTHRVKSVSMAKFTSQEVEALQNGGNQRARELFLKAWDPQRQRLPDNSNVDKVREFIKNVYVQKKYTLEKPSDKPPKDPQSLRNHEDDTRRASSYHSYSQSPPYDFQYEERRYGKHAPALTRKPGSDRGLYEGKLSGFLSPSRFSDHTSDDRFANEGSNPRASDYSISSGGDPFKSDALLPRSQREIESPSGEISREIPKHHAAIPNSDASNRNAGGISLHPQRTVSLGSIGSYDINSMSFKSGNSTGSLEVAFESEKVEIFHDNTSISPHPLQSSVSGNFNNVDLFGAPFAPQIVASPAPTVSNSQKQESTSAKFTDFFQRFPASVPIADEPKPSQVLQPSAGNLFAVPPEQKSAPSFNSTTSDVVMPNNEGWATFDRPQNILPMSTGNSTAAALPPSDGTLRERLNPFSLVQNSSVQEFVNHEPSVVGPTFWSEGAEGNPNITHIWNAFEDPARLLPLHSMAKSGEHAVGHHALDIDKPLGFGVYEVALNNNGGNVRTSNGSELPSSSLSLHFNNMAGVHPLATDTKPTNPFDLPYDSEIESGSTFWGMGCLQAALPNDPMPTSYVGGVSPSWLPQNSGSLGFMAGQTPSTQIPTVPAQGPVASIGSNPFA; the protein is encoded by the exons atgaagTTTTCGAGGGAGAGTACTTGGTTTGAATTCTTCGTTTTGAGTTGCGGATTGGAGGTTTTGAAAATGAGTACCAAGAGAGAAGAGGAAAAGAATGAAAAGATTATTAGGGGTCTGATGAAGCTCCCTCCGAATCGCCGATGCATTAATTGTAACAGCTtg GGTCCTCAATATGTGTGCACAAACTTCTGGACTTTTGTTTGTACGACATGCAGTGGAATACA TCGTGAGTTTACTCATCGTGTCAAGTCTGTTTCGATGGCTAAGTTTACTTCTCAGGAAGTGGAGGCTCTTCAAAATGGTGGTAATCAG CGTGCAAGGGAATTGTTTCTGAAGGCATGGGATCCACAGAGGCAGAGACTTCCAGATAATAG CAATGTTGATAAAGTTCGTGAGTTTATAAAGAATGTTTATGTCCAAAAAAAGTATACTCTGGAAAAGCCATCTGATAAGCCTCCTAAAGATCCACAG AGTTTAAGAAACCATGAAGATGACACAAGGCGTGCAAGTTCGTATCATTCGTATTCCCAAAGTCCACCGTATGATTTTCAATATGAAGAACGGCGTTATGGGAAACATGCACCTGCTCTCACTAGAAAGCCCGGGTCAGATCGAGGCCTTTATGAGGGAAAACTCTCTGGTTTCCTTAGTCCTAGTCGTTTTAGTGATCACACAAGCGATGATAGGTTTGCAAATGAGGGTTCTAATCCCAGAGCTTCTGACTATTCTATTTCTAGTGGAGGTGATCCATTCAAATCTGATGCATTATTACCGAGATCTCAGCGAGAAATTGAGAGTCCAAGTGGTGAAATCTCAAGAGAAATCCCAAAGCATCATGCAGCTATACCTAATTCAGATGCTAGTAACAGAAATGCTGGAGGAATATCATTGCATCCACAG aGGACAGTATCTTTGGGAAGCATTGGATCGTATGATATCAATTCCATGTCTTTCAAATCAGGCAATTCCACAGGCTCGCTGGAAGTTGCTTTCGAATCCGAAAAAGTTGAAATTTTCCATGATAATACTTCAATCTCCCCACATCCATTGCAATCTTCCGTGTCTGGAAACTTCAACAATGTGGACCTGTTCGGTGCTCCCTTTGCACCGCAGATTGTTGCTTCTCCAGCCCCAACTGTTAGTAACTCTCAAAAGCAAGAGTCGACATCAGCTAAATTCACAGATTTCTTTCAACGTTTTCCTGCTTCAGTTCCAATTGCGGATGAGCCGAAACCATCGCAAGTCCTTCAACCATCAGCAGGAAACTTGTTTGCTGTGCCACCTGAGCAAAAATCAGCTCCATCTTTCAATTCAACAACTTCTGATGTGGTAATGCCAAATAATGAAGGATGGGCGACATTTGATAGACCTCAGAACATACTGCCTATGAGTACAGGAAATTCTACTGCTGCTGCATTGCCACCTTCTGATGGAACACTTCGAGAAAGGCTCAACCCTTTTTCACTTGTTCAGAATTCTTCCGTTCAAGAATTTGTCAATCATGAACCTTCGGTAGTGGGACCTACTTTTTGGTCAGAAGGTGCTGAAGGAAACCCAAATATAACACAT ATATGGAATGCATTTGAAGATCCTGCCAGACTTCTGCCACTCCACAGCATGGCAAAAAGTGGCGAACATGCTGTTGGCCATCATGCTTTGGACATTGATAAGCCCCTTGGCTTTGGTGTATATGAGGTT GCTTTGAATAATAATGGTGGAAATGTAAGGACTTCTAATGGCAGCGAACTACCATCCTCTAGCTTATCATTACACTTTAATAATATG GCTGGAGTGCATCCACTTGCAACTGATACGAAGCCTACCAATCCATTTGATCTTCCATATGATTCTGAAATCGAATCTGGCAGTACG TTTTGGGGAATGGGCTGTTTGCAGGCTGCATTGCCAAATGACCCGATGCCGACCTCCTATGTTGGTGGTGTGAGTCCATCCTGGCTTCCCCAAAATTCAG GGTCTTTGGGATTTATGGCAGGTCAAACGCCAAGCACTCAAATACC GACTGTCCCCGCTCAAGGCCCTGTAGCATCTATCGGAAGCAATCCTTTTGCATAG
- the LOC142549508 gene encoding putative ADP-ribosylation factor GTPase-activating protein AGD14 isoform X1: MKFSRESTWFEFFVLSCGLEVLKMSTKREEEKNEKIIRGLMKLPPNRRCINCNSLGPQYVCTNFWTFVCTTCSGIHREFTHRVKSVSMAKFTSQEVEALQNGGNQRARELFLKAWDPQRQRLPDNSNVDKVREFIKNVYVQKKYTLEKPSDKPPKDPQSLRNHEDDTRRASSYHSYSQSPPYDFQYEERRYGKHAPALTRKPGSDRGLYEGKLSGFLSPSRFSDHTSDDRFANEGSNPRASDYSISSGGDPFKSDALLPRSQREIESPSGEISREIPKHHAAIPNSDASNRNAGGISLHPQRTVSLGSIGSYDINSMSFKSGNSTGSLEVAFESEKVEIFHDNTSISPHPLQSSVSGNFNNVDLFGAPFAPQIVASPAPTVSNSQKQESTSAKFTDFFQRFPASVPIADEPKPSQVLQPSAGNLFAVPPEQKSAPSFNSTTSDVVMPNNEGWATFDRPQNILPMSTGNSTAAALPPSDGTLRERLNPFSLVQNSSVQEFVNHEPSVVGPTFWSEGAEGNPNITHIWNAFEDPARLLPLHSMAKSGEHAVGHHALDIDKPLGFGVYEVALNNNGGNVRTSNGSELPSSSLSLHFNNMALHDSCMAPAVAGVHPLATDTKPTNPFDLPYDSEIESGSTFWGMGCLQAALPNDPMPTSYVGGVSPSWLPQNSGASYVLGGVSFDSPSGSLGFMAGQTPSTQIPTVPAQGPVASIGSNPFA; this comes from the exons atgaagTTTTCGAGGGAGAGTACTTGGTTTGAATTCTTCGTTTTGAGTTGCGGATTGGAGGTTTTGAAAATGAGTACCAAGAGAGAAGAGGAAAAGAATGAAAAGATTATTAGGGGTCTGATGAAGCTCCCTCCGAATCGCCGATGCATTAATTGTAACAGCTtg GGTCCTCAATATGTGTGCACAAACTTCTGGACTTTTGTTTGTACGACATGCAGTGGAATACA TCGTGAGTTTACTCATCGTGTCAAGTCTGTTTCGATGGCTAAGTTTACTTCTCAGGAAGTGGAGGCTCTTCAAAATGGTGGTAATCAG CGTGCAAGGGAATTGTTTCTGAAGGCATGGGATCCACAGAGGCAGAGACTTCCAGATAATAG CAATGTTGATAAAGTTCGTGAGTTTATAAAGAATGTTTATGTCCAAAAAAAGTATACTCTGGAAAAGCCATCTGATAAGCCTCCTAAAGATCCACAG AGTTTAAGAAACCATGAAGATGACACAAGGCGTGCAAGTTCGTATCATTCGTATTCCCAAAGTCCACCGTATGATTTTCAATATGAAGAACGGCGTTATGGGAAACATGCACCTGCTCTCACTAGAAAGCCCGGGTCAGATCGAGGCCTTTATGAGGGAAAACTCTCTGGTTTCCTTAGTCCTAGTCGTTTTAGTGATCACACAAGCGATGATAGGTTTGCAAATGAGGGTTCTAATCCCAGAGCTTCTGACTATTCTATTTCTAGTGGAGGTGATCCATTCAAATCTGATGCATTATTACCGAGATCTCAGCGAGAAATTGAGAGTCCAAGTGGTGAAATCTCAAGAGAAATCCCAAAGCATCATGCAGCTATACCTAATTCAGATGCTAGTAACAGAAATGCTGGAGGAATATCATTGCATCCACAG aGGACAGTATCTTTGGGAAGCATTGGATCGTATGATATCAATTCCATGTCTTTCAAATCAGGCAATTCCACAGGCTCGCTGGAAGTTGCTTTCGAATCCGAAAAAGTTGAAATTTTCCATGATAATACTTCAATCTCCCCACATCCATTGCAATCTTCCGTGTCTGGAAACTTCAACAATGTGGACCTGTTCGGTGCTCCCTTTGCACCGCAGATTGTTGCTTCTCCAGCCCCAACTGTTAGTAACTCTCAAAAGCAAGAGTCGACATCAGCTAAATTCACAGATTTCTTTCAACGTTTTCCTGCTTCAGTTCCAATTGCGGATGAGCCGAAACCATCGCAAGTCCTTCAACCATCAGCAGGAAACTTGTTTGCTGTGCCACCTGAGCAAAAATCAGCTCCATCTTTCAATTCAACAACTTCTGATGTGGTAATGCCAAATAATGAAGGATGGGCGACATTTGATAGACCTCAGAACATACTGCCTATGAGTACAGGAAATTCTACTGCTGCTGCATTGCCACCTTCTGATGGAACACTTCGAGAAAGGCTCAACCCTTTTTCACTTGTTCAGAATTCTTCCGTTCAAGAATTTGTCAATCATGAACCTTCGGTAGTGGGACCTACTTTTTGGTCAGAAGGTGCTGAAGGAAACCCAAATATAACACAT ATATGGAATGCATTTGAAGATCCTGCCAGACTTCTGCCACTCCACAGCATGGCAAAAAGTGGCGAACATGCTGTTGGCCATCATGCTTTGGACATTGATAAGCCCCTTGGCTTTGGTGTATATGAGGTT GCTTTGAATAATAATGGTGGAAATGTAAGGACTTCTAATGGCAGCGAACTACCATCCTCTAGCTTATCATTACACTTTAATAATATGGCATTGCATGATTCCTGCATGGCTCCTGCAGTG GCTGGAGTGCATCCACTTGCAACTGATACGAAGCCTACCAATCCATTTGATCTTCCATATGATTCTGAAATCGAATCTGGCAGTACG TTTTGGGGAATGGGCTGTTTGCAGGCTGCATTGCCAAATGACCCGATGCCGACCTCCTATGTTGGTGGTGTGAGTCCATCCTGGCTTCCCCAAAATTCAGGTGCATCCTATGTCCTTGGTGGAGTTTCATTTGATTCGCCAAGTG GGTCTTTGGGATTTATGGCAGGTCAAACGCCAAGCACTCAAATACC GACTGTCCCCGCTCAAGGCCCTGTAGCATCTATCGGAAGCAATCCTTTTGCATAG
- the LOC142549508 gene encoding putative ADP-ribosylation factor GTPase-activating protein AGD14 isoform X4, with protein sequence MKFSRESTWFEFFVLSCGLEVLKMSTKREEEKNEKIIRGLMKLPPNRRCINCNSLGPQYVCTNFWTFVCTTCSGIHREFTHRVKSVSMAKFTSQEVEALQNGGNQRARELFLKAWDPQRQRLPDNSNVDKVREFIKNVYVQKKYTLEKPSDKPPKDPQSLRNHEDDTRRASSYHSYSQSPPYDFQYEERRYGKHAPALTRKPGSDRGLYEGKLSGFLSPSRFSDHTSDDRFANEGSNPRASDYSISSGGDPFKSDALLPRSQREIESPSGEISREIPKHHAAIPNSDASNRNAGGISLHPQRTVSLGSIGSYDINSMSFKSGNSTGSLEVAFESEKVEIFHDNTSISPHPLQSSVSGNFNNVDLFGAPFAPQIVASPAPTVSNSQKQESTSAKFTDFFQRFPASVPIADEPKPSQVLQPSAGNLFAVPPEQKSAPSFNSTTSDVVMPNNEGWATFDRPQNILPMSTGNSTAAALPPSDGTLRERLNPFSLVQNSSVQEFVNHEPSVVGPTFWSEGAEGNPNITHIWNAFEDPARLLPLHSMAKSGEHAVGHHALDIDKPLGFGVYEALNNNGGNVRTSNGSELPSSSLSLHFNNMAGVHPLATDTKPTNPFDLPYDSEIESGSTFWGMGCLQAALPNDPMPTSYVGGVSPSWLPQNSGASYVLGGVSFDSPSGSLGFMAGQTPSTQIPTVPAQGPVASIGSNPFA encoded by the exons atgaagTTTTCGAGGGAGAGTACTTGGTTTGAATTCTTCGTTTTGAGTTGCGGATTGGAGGTTTTGAAAATGAGTACCAAGAGAGAAGAGGAAAAGAATGAAAAGATTATTAGGGGTCTGATGAAGCTCCCTCCGAATCGCCGATGCATTAATTGTAACAGCTtg GGTCCTCAATATGTGTGCACAAACTTCTGGACTTTTGTTTGTACGACATGCAGTGGAATACA TCGTGAGTTTACTCATCGTGTCAAGTCTGTTTCGATGGCTAAGTTTACTTCTCAGGAAGTGGAGGCTCTTCAAAATGGTGGTAATCAG CGTGCAAGGGAATTGTTTCTGAAGGCATGGGATCCACAGAGGCAGAGACTTCCAGATAATAG CAATGTTGATAAAGTTCGTGAGTTTATAAAGAATGTTTATGTCCAAAAAAAGTATACTCTGGAAAAGCCATCTGATAAGCCTCCTAAAGATCCACAG AGTTTAAGAAACCATGAAGATGACACAAGGCGTGCAAGTTCGTATCATTCGTATTCCCAAAGTCCACCGTATGATTTTCAATATGAAGAACGGCGTTATGGGAAACATGCACCTGCTCTCACTAGAAAGCCCGGGTCAGATCGAGGCCTTTATGAGGGAAAACTCTCTGGTTTCCTTAGTCCTAGTCGTTTTAGTGATCACACAAGCGATGATAGGTTTGCAAATGAGGGTTCTAATCCCAGAGCTTCTGACTATTCTATTTCTAGTGGAGGTGATCCATTCAAATCTGATGCATTATTACCGAGATCTCAGCGAGAAATTGAGAGTCCAAGTGGTGAAATCTCAAGAGAAATCCCAAAGCATCATGCAGCTATACCTAATTCAGATGCTAGTAACAGAAATGCTGGAGGAATATCATTGCATCCACAG aGGACAGTATCTTTGGGAAGCATTGGATCGTATGATATCAATTCCATGTCTTTCAAATCAGGCAATTCCACAGGCTCGCTGGAAGTTGCTTTCGAATCCGAAAAAGTTGAAATTTTCCATGATAATACTTCAATCTCCCCACATCCATTGCAATCTTCCGTGTCTGGAAACTTCAACAATGTGGACCTGTTCGGTGCTCCCTTTGCACCGCAGATTGTTGCTTCTCCAGCCCCAACTGTTAGTAACTCTCAAAAGCAAGAGTCGACATCAGCTAAATTCACAGATTTCTTTCAACGTTTTCCTGCTTCAGTTCCAATTGCGGATGAGCCGAAACCATCGCAAGTCCTTCAACCATCAGCAGGAAACTTGTTTGCTGTGCCACCTGAGCAAAAATCAGCTCCATCTTTCAATTCAACAACTTCTGATGTGGTAATGCCAAATAATGAAGGATGGGCGACATTTGATAGACCTCAGAACATACTGCCTATGAGTACAGGAAATTCTACTGCTGCTGCATTGCCACCTTCTGATGGAACACTTCGAGAAAGGCTCAACCCTTTTTCACTTGTTCAGAATTCTTCCGTTCAAGAATTTGTCAATCATGAACCTTCGGTAGTGGGACCTACTTTTTGGTCAGAAGGTGCTGAAGGAAACCCAAATATAACACAT ATATGGAATGCATTTGAAGATCCTGCCAGACTTCTGCCACTCCACAGCATGGCAAAAAGTGGCGAACATGCTGTTGGCCATCATGCTTTGGACATTGATAAGCCCCTTGGCTTTGGTGTATATGAG GCTTTGAATAATAATGGTGGAAATGTAAGGACTTCTAATGGCAGCGAACTACCATCCTCTAGCTTATCATTACACTTTAATAATATG GCTGGAGTGCATCCACTTGCAACTGATACGAAGCCTACCAATCCATTTGATCTTCCATATGATTCTGAAATCGAATCTGGCAGTACG TTTTGGGGAATGGGCTGTTTGCAGGCTGCATTGCCAAATGACCCGATGCCGACCTCCTATGTTGGTGGTGTGAGTCCATCCTGGCTTCCCCAAAATTCAGGTGCATCCTATGTCCTTGGTGGAGTTTCATTTGATTCGCCAAGTG GGTCTTTGGGATTTATGGCAGGTCAAACGCCAAGCACTCAAATACC GACTGTCCCCGCTCAAGGCCCTGTAGCATCTATCGGAAGCAATCCTTTTGCATAG
- the LOC142549508 gene encoding putative ADP-ribosylation factor GTPase-activating protein AGD14 isoform X5, protein MKFSRESTWFEFFVLSCGLEVLKMSTKREEEKNEKIIRGLMKLPPNRRCINCNSLGPQYVCTNFWTFVCTTCSGIHREFTHRVKSVSMAKFTSQEVEALQNGGNQRARELFLKAWDPQRQRLPDNSNVDKVREFIKNVYVQKKYTLEKPSDKPPKDPQSLRNHEDDTRRASSYHSYSQSPPYDFQYEERRYGKHAPALTRKPGSDRGLYEGKLSGFLSPSRFSDHTSDDRFANEGSNPRASDYSISSGGDPFKSDALLPRSQREIESPSGEISREIPKHHAAIPNSDASNRNAGGISLHPQRTVSLGSIGSYDINSMSFKSGNSTGSLEVAFESEKVEIFHDNTSISPHPLQSSVSGNFNNVDLFGAPFAPQIVASPAPTVSNSQKQESTSAKFTDFFQRFPASVPIADEPKPSQVLQPSAGNLFAVPPEQKSAPSFNSTTSDVVMPNNEGWATFDRPQNILPMSTGNSTAAALPPSDGTLRERLNPFSLVQNSSVQEFVNHEPSVVGPTFWSEGAEGNPNITHIWNAFEDPARLLPLHSMAKSGEHAVGHHALDIDKPLGFGVYEVALNNNGGNVRTSNGSELPSSSLSLHFNNMALHDSCMAPAVAGVHPLATDTKPTNPFDLPYDSEIESGSTFWGMGCLQAALPNDPMPTSYVGGVSPSWLPQNSGSLGFMAGQTPSTQIPTVPAQGPVASIGSNPFA, encoded by the exons atgaagTTTTCGAGGGAGAGTACTTGGTTTGAATTCTTCGTTTTGAGTTGCGGATTGGAGGTTTTGAAAATGAGTACCAAGAGAGAAGAGGAAAAGAATGAAAAGATTATTAGGGGTCTGATGAAGCTCCCTCCGAATCGCCGATGCATTAATTGTAACAGCTtg GGTCCTCAATATGTGTGCACAAACTTCTGGACTTTTGTTTGTACGACATGCAGTGGAATACA TCGTGAGTTTACTCATCGTGTCAAGTCTGTTTCGATGGCTAAGTTTACTTCTCAGGAAGTGGAGGCTCTTCAAAATGGTGGTAATCAG CGTGCAAGGGAATTGTTTCTGAAGGCATGGGATCCACAGAGGCAGAGACTTCCAGATAATAG CAATGTTGATAAAGTTCGTGAGTTTATAAAGAATGTTTATGTCCAAAAAAAGTATACTCTGGAAAAGCCATCTGATAAGCCTCCTAAAGATCCACAG AGTTTAAGAAACCATGAAGATGACACAAGGCGTGCAAGTTCGTATCATTCGTATTCCCAAAGTCCACCGTATGATTTTCAATATGAAGAACGGCGTTATGGGAAACATGCACCTGCTCTCACTAGAAAGCCCGGGTCAGATCGAGGCCTTTATGAGGGAAAACTCTCTGGTTTCCTTAGTCCTAGTCGTTTTAGTGATCACACAAGCGATGATAGGTTTGCAAATGAGGGTTCTAATCCCAGAGCTTCTGACTATTCTATTTCTAGTGGAGGTGATCCATTCAAATCTGATGCATTATTACCGAGATCTCAGCGAGAAATTGAGAGTCCAAGTGGTGAAATCTCAAGAGAAATCCCAAAGCATCATGCAGCTATACCTAATTCAGATGCTAGTAACAGAAATGCTGGAGGAATATCATTGCATCCACAG aGGACAGTATCTTTGGGAAGCATTGGATCGTATGATATCAATTCCATGTCTTTCAAATCAGGCAATTCCACAGGCTCGCTGGAAGTTGCTTTCGAATCCGAAAAAGTTGAAATTTTCCATGATAATACTTCAATCTCCCCACATCCATTGCAATCTTCCGTGTCTGGAAACTTCAACAATGTGGACCTGTTCGGTGCTCCCTTTGCACCGCAGATTGTTGCTTCTCCAGCCCCAACTGTTAGTAACTCTCAAAAGCAAGAGTCGACATCAGCTAAATTCACAGATTTCTTTCAACGTTTTCCTGCTTCAGTTCCAATTGCGGATGAGCCGAAACCATCGCAAGTCCTTCAACCATCAGCAGGAAACTTGTTTGCTGTGCCACCTGAGCAAAAATCAGCTCCATCTTTCAATTCAACAACTTCTGATGTGGTAATGCCAAATAATGAAGGATGGGCGACATTTGATAGACCTCAGAACATACTGCCTATGAGTACAGGAAATTCTACTGCTGCTGCATTGCCACCTTCTGATGGAACACTTCGAGAAAGGCTCAACCCTTTTTCACTTGTTCAGAATTCTTCCGTTCAAGAATTTGTCAATCATGAACCTTCGGTAGTGGGACCTACTTTTTGGTCAGAAGGTGCTGAAGGAAACCCAAATATAACACAT ATATGGAATGCATTTGAAGATCCTGCCAGACTTCTGCCACTCCACAGCATGGCAAAAAGTGGCGAACATGCTGTTGGCCATCATGCTTTGGACATTGATAAGCCCCTTGGCTTTGGTGTATATGAGGTT GCTTTGAATAATAATGGTGGAAATGTAAGGACTTCTAATGGCAGCGAACTACCATCCTCTAGCTTATCATTACACTTTAATAATATGGCATTGCATGATTCCTGCATGGCTCCTGCAGTG GCTGGAGTGCATCCACTTGCAACTGATACGAAGCCTACCAATCCATTTGATCTTCCATATGATTCTGAAATCGAATCTGGCAGTACG TTTTGGGGAATGGGCTGTTTGCAGGCTGCATTGCCAAATGACCCGATGCCGACCTCCTATGTTGGTGGTGTGAGTCCATCCTGGCTTCCCCAAAATTCAG GGTCTTTGGGATTTATGGCAGGTCAAACGCCAAGCACTCAAATACC GACTGTCCCCGCTCAAGGCCCTGTAGCATCTATCGGAAGCAATCCTTTTGCATAG
- the LOC142549508 gene encoding putative ADP-ribosylation factor GTPase-activating protein AGD14 isoform X3 — MKFSRESTWFEFFVLSCGLEVLKMSTKREEEKNEKIIRGLMKLPPNRRCINCNSLGPQYVCTNFWTFVCTTCSGIHREFTHRVKSVSMAKFTSQEVEALQNGGNQRARELFLKAWDPQRQRLPDNSNVDKVREFIKNVYVQKKYTLEKPSDKPPKDPQSLRNHEDDTRRASSYHSYSQSPPYDFQYEERRYGKHAPALTRKPGSDRGLYEGKLSGFLSPSRFSDHTSDDRFANEGSNPRASDYSISSGGDPFKSDALLPRSQREIESPSGEISREIPKHHAAIPNSDASNRNAGGISLHPQRTVSLGSIGSYDINSMSFKSGNSTGSLEVAFESEKVEIFHDNTSISPHPLQSSVSGNFNNVDLFGAPFAPQIVASPAPTVSNSQKQESTSAKFTDFFQRFPASVPIADEPKPSQVLQPSAGNLFAVPPEQKSAPSFNSTTSDVVMPNNEGWATFDRPQNILPMSTGNSTAAALPPSDGTLRERLNPFSLVQNSSVQEFVNHEPSVVGPTFWSEGAEGNPNITHIWNAFEDPARLLPLHSMAKSGEHAVGHHALDIDKPLGFGVYEVALNNNGGNVRTSNGSELPSSSLSLHFNNMAGVHPLATDTKPTNPFDLPYDSEIESGSTFWGMGCLQAALPNDPMPTSYVGGVSPSWLPQNSGASYVLGGVSFDSPSGSLGFMAGQTPSTQIPTVPAQGPVASIGSNPFA, encoded by the exons atgaagTTTTCGAGGGAGAGTACTTGGTTTGAATTCTTCGTTTTGAGTTGCGGATTGGAGGTTTTGAAAATGAGTACCAAGAGAGAAGAGGAAAAGAATGAAAAGATTATTAGGGGTCTGATGAAGCTCCCTCCGAATCGCCGATGCATTAATTGTAACAGCTtg GGTCCTCAATATGTGTGCACAAACTTCTGGACTTTTGTTTGTACGACATGCAGTGGAATACA TCGTGAGTTTACTCATCGTGTCAAGTCTGTTTCGATGGCTAAGTTTACTTCTCAGGAAGTGGAGGCTCTTCAAAATGGTGGTAATCAG CGTGCAAGGGAATTGTTTCTGAAGGCATGGGATCCACAGAGGCAGAGACTTCCAGATAATAG CAATGTTGATAAAGTTCGTGAGTTTATAAAGAATGTTTATGTCCAAAAAAAGTATACTCTGGAAAAGCCATCTGATAAGCCTCCTAAAGATCCACAG AGTTTAAGAAACCATGAAGATGACACAAGGCGTGCAAGTTCGTATCATTCGTATTCCCAAAGTCCACCGTATGATTTTCAATATGAAGAACGGCGTTATGGGAAACATGCACCTGCTCTCACTAGAAAGCCCGGGTCAGATCGAGGCCTTTATGAGGGAAAACTCTCTGGTTTCCTTAGTCCTAGTCGTTTTAGTGATCACACAAGCGATGATAGGTTTGCAAATGAGGGTTCTAATCCCAGAGCTTCTGACTATTCTATTTCTAGTGGAGGTGATCCATTCAAATCTGATGCATTATTACCGAGATCTCAGCGAGAAATTGAGAGTCCAAGTGGTGAAATCTCAAGAGAAATCCCAAAGCATCATGCAGCTATACCTAATTCAGATGCTAGTAACAGAAATGCTGGAGGAATATCATTGCATCCACAG aGGACAGTATCTTTGGGAAGCATTGGATCGTATGATATCAATTCCATGTCTTTCAAATCAGGCAATTCCACAGGCTCGCTGGAAGTTGCTTTCGAATCCGAAAAAGTTGAAATTTTCCATGATAATACTTCAATCTCCCCACATCCATTGCAATCTTCCGTGTCTGGAAACTTCAACAATGTGGACCTGTTCGGTGCTCCCTTTGCACCGCAGATTGTTGCTTCTCCAGCCCCAACTGTTAGTAACTCTCAAAAGCAAGAGTCGACATCAGCTAAATTCACAGATTTCTTTCAACGTTTTCCTGCTTCAGTTCCAATTGCGGATGAGCCGAAACCATCGCAAGTCCTTCAACCATCAGCAGGAAACTTGTTTGCTGTGCCACCTGAGCAAAAATCAGCTCCATCTTTCAATTCAACAACTTCTGATGTGGTAATGCCAAATAATGAAGGATGGGCGACATTTGATAGACCTCAGAACATACTGCCTATGAGTACAGGAAATTCTACTGCTGCTGCATTGCCACCTTCTGATGGAACACTTCGAGAAAGGCTCAACCCTTTTTCACTTGTTCAGAATTCTTCCGTTCAAGAATTTGTCAATCATGAACCTTCGGTAGTGGGACCTACTTTTTGGTCAGAAGGTGCTGAAGGAAACCCAAATATAACACAT ATATGGAATGCATTTGAAGATCCTGCCAGACTTCTGCCACTCCACAGCATGGCAAAAAGTGGCGAACATGCTGTTGGCCATCATGCTTTGGACATTGATAAGCCCCTTGGCTTTGGTGTATATGAGGTT GCTTTGAATAATAATGGTGGAAATGTAAGGACTTCTAATGGCAGCGAACTACCATCCTCTAGCTTATCATTACACTTTAATAATATG GCTGGAGTGCATCCACTTGCAACTGATACGAAGCCTACCAATCCATTTGATCTTCCATATGATTCTGAAATCGAATCTGGCAGTACG TTTTGGGGAATGGGCTGTTTGCAGGCTGCATTGCCAAATGACCCGATGCCGACCTCCTATGTTGGTGGTGTGAGTCCATCCTGGCTTCCCCAAAATTCAGGTGCATCCTATGTCCTTGGTGGAGTTTCATTTGATTCGCCAAGTG GGTCTTTGGGATTTATGGCAGGTCAAACGCCAAGCACTCAAATACC GACTGTCCCCGCTCAAGGCCCTGTAGCATCTATCGGAAGCAATCCTTTTGCATAG